In Sphingomonas sp. SUN019, one genomic interval encodes:
- a CDS encoding ABC transporter permease, whose product MSSQPPIGEIPSMVRNAPGVPVIRNVNWGGLKTLYVKEVRRFFKVQLQTVWAPAITTLLYLIIFTVALGARSEVPVGGEKVAFADFVAPGLIVMGMLNNAFANASFSLLVGKIQGTIVDYLMPPLSNAELLAALVGGAVTRAFMVGGTVWLAMLLWPGVHVTPVHPIAVLWFGLLGAVFLALIGVLTSIWAEKFDHAAAVTNFVVAPLTLMSGTFYSVDKLSPTFHAISHANPFFYIISGFRYGFLGIADSPVLLGSILILALDVALAALCYALLRSGWKLKN is encoded by the coding sequence ATGAGCAGCCAGCCCCCAATCGGCGAGATTCCGTCGATGGTCAGAAACGCCCCGGGCGTCCCGGTGATCCGGAACGTGAACTGGGGCGGCCTGAAGACCCTCTATGTGAAGGAGGTGCGGCGTTTCTTCAAGGTGCAGCTCCAGACTGTCTGGGCGCCAGCGATCACGACACTCTTGTATCTGATCATTTTTACGGTCGCGCTGGGCGCGCGCAGCGAAGTGCCGGTCGGCGGCGAAAAGGTGGCGTTCGCCGATTTCGTCGCGCCCGGCCTGATCGTGATGGGCATGCTCAACAACGCGTTCGCCAACGCCAGCTTCTCATTGCTGGTGGGGAAGATCCAGGGCACGATCGTCGATTATCTGATGCCGCCGCTGTCGAATGCGGAATTGCTGGCGGCGCTGGTCGGCGGCGCAGTGACACGCGCATTCATGGTCGGCGGCACGGTGTGGCTGGCGATGCTGCTGTGGCCCGGCGTCCATGTGACGCCCGTGCATCCAATTGCGGTATTGTGGTTCGGCTTGCTCGGCGCGGTGTTCCTCGCGCTGATCGGGGTGCTGACCTCGATCTGGGCGGAGAAGTTCGATCACGCCGCCGCGGTGACAAATTTTGTCGTCGCGCCGCTGACGCTGATGTCGGGCACGTTCTATTCGGTCGACAAGCTTTCCCCGACGTTCCACGCGATCAGCCACGCGAACCCGTTCTTCTACATCATCTCCGGCTTTCGCTACGGATTCCTCGGCATCGCCGATTCGCCGGTGCTGCTGGGGAGCATCCTGATCCTGGCGCTAGACGTGGCGCTCGCGGCGCTGTGCTACGCGCTGCTGCGGAGCGGGTGGAAGCTGAAGAACTAA
- a CDS encoding tetratricopeptide repeat protein has product MRTIVAAATLSLMVASPALADSTAPRDRTGYRAIAAGDLALAERDLVAERRIFPQRPELMLNLAAVYARTGRVAEARALYDAALNAPAVELDISGGKVATSHEVARAGQAMLSSGQIASR; this is encoded by the coding sequence ATGCGCACGATAGTAGCGGCGGCGACGCTCTCGTTGATGGTGGCCAGCCCGGCGCTTGCCGACTCAACCGCACCGCGCGACCGCACCGGGTACCGCGCGATCGCAGCGGGCGATCTGGCGCTGGCGGAACGCGATCTGGTCGCCGAACGCCGAATCTTCCCGCAGCGCCCGGAACTCATGCTCAACCTCGCGGCGGTCTATGCGCGCACCGGGCGGGTCGCCGAGGCGCGTGCGCTGTACGATGCGGCGCTGAATGCGCCTGCCGTCGAACTCGACATATCGGGCGGAAAGGTGGCGACGTCGCACGAGGTAGCGCGAGCGGGGCAGGCGATGCTGAGCAGCGGACAGATCGCCTCGCGGTGA
- a CDS encoding outer membrane protein produces MKFGLFLTAATAFAIMPAAASAQEMNEDTFTGIYVGAAGGYDVQGNDAGSVLFDRNLDGRFGDSVLTGTGGNAFSPGFCNGRGVSANAPGQQSTANLAQPRGTGCRNDKDGWSYYGRVGIDQQMGNIVIGVVGEFGKTEITDSVTAFSVTPANYVFTRSIDWEAGIRARAGYTPNNTTLFYGAFGPGYARIDSDFSSSQSTNSFTGRGKRDQFGYQAGGGVEQKLGNNFSIGLEYLYHDYQDDSFRVRTAGPAGTPFTNANNGGTVNGTDFRRSDTNFRWHSIRATAAFRF; encoded by the coding sequence GTGAAGTTCGGCCTCTTTCTCACCGCTGCGACCGCGTTCGCAATCATGCCAGCCGCCGCGTCGGCGCAGGAAATGAACGAAGACACGTTCACCGGCATCTACGTCGGCGCAGCCGGCGGTTACGACGTTCAGGGCAACGACGCGGGCTCGGTCCTGTTCGATCGCAACCTGGATGGCCGCTTCGGTGATTCCGTGCTGACCGGCACGGGCGGCAACGCCTTCAGCCCCGGTTTCTGCAACGGTCGCGGCGTCAGCGCCAACGCGCCAGGGCAGCAGAGCACGGCAAACCTGGCGCAGCCGCGTGGCACCGGTTGCCGGAACGACAAGGACGGCTGGTCCTATTATGGCCGCGTCGGGATCGATCAGCAGATGGGCAACATCGTGATCGGCGTCGTCGGCGAATTCGGCAAGACCGAGATCACCGACAGCGTCACCGCCTTTTCGGTGACTCCGGCGAACTACGTCTTCACGCGTTCGATCGATTGGGAGGCCGGTATCCGCGCCCGCGCCGGCTACACGCCGAACAACACGACCCTGTTCTACGGCGCGTTCGGCCCCGGCTATGCCCGGATCGACAGCGACTTCTCGTCCAGCCAGAGCACGAACAGTTTCACTGGCCGCGGCAAGCGTGATCAGTTCGGGTATCAGGCGGGCGGCGGTGTCGAGCAGAAGCTGGGCAACAACTTCTCGATCGGCCTGGAATATCTGTACCACGATTATCAGGACGATTCCTTCCGCGTCCGTACCGCGGGTCCGGCCGGCACGCCGTTCACGAACGCGAACAACGGCGGCACGGTGAATGGCACCGATTTCCGTCGCAGCGACACCAACTTCCGCTGGCACAGCATTCGCGCCACGGCGGCGTTCCGCTTCTAA
- a CDS encoding pilus assembly protein TadG-related protein, which translates to MSALRRLLRDQRGGAGIMVAAAMPILIGMGALAVDVGSVQLETRRLQGIADAAAIAAASNPGNAQGAAEAVVAANWARPVTVRTTAGTYSADQTQAQANRFVAGGASPDAARVVLEAQSPTFLAAIFGQRSVTIARHATAARQRLAAFSIGSRLASLDGGILNAYLGALTGSSLSLSVADYQALASANVDLFSYLPLLKSSANLDAATFDDVLKSQVSTPQALSALAAALDAKGSTQAANAVRSLLNVSGGRSVALNALIDAGPFRNASSGGTGIASVDGLAFVTALLQLASPSRQVSLDLGAGVPGLASTRISLAIGEREQQSPWIAISAAGTPIVRTAQVRLYVRTRVEATGLDGLSGLAKINLPILVELASAEGKLNAIDCATPTTRSVTLDARTDIGSASLGTIDETRLADFSTALTPSEATLVQALLLLEVKGKSRISLGAAEPWKALRFSQDEIDRGVRKTVQSSTPVAGVATSLLTQADLRLSPVPLPLSPILRSVGGALNAAAPALDSLLMVTTGTLGVGLGEADLRVTGMRCGTAVLVA; encoded by the coding sequence GTGAGCGCGCTGCGCCGTCTGCTTCGCGATCAACGCGGCGGGGCCGGAATCATGGTCGCTGCGGCAATGCCGATCCTGATCGGGATGGGGGCGCTGGCGGTCGACGTCGGGTCGGTCCAGCTCGAGACGCGGCGGCTGCAGGGCATCGCCGATGCGGCCGCGATCGCCGCGGCGAGCAATCCAGGCAATGCGCAGGGCGCGGCCGAGGCGGTCGTCGCCGCGAACTGGGCGCGTCCCGTCACGGTTCGCACGACGGCGGGAACCTATTCCGCCGATCAGACGCAAGCGCAGGCGAACCGCTTCGTCGCCGGTGGCGCGAGTCCAGACGCCGCGCGGGTGGTGCTGGAGGCGCAGTCGCCGACGTTTCTGGCCGCGATTTTCGGCCAGCGATCGGTCACGATCGCGCGGCACGCGACGGCGGCGCGGCAACGGCTGGCGGCGTTTTCGATCGGGTCGCGGCTCGCCTCGCTCGACGGCGGAATCCTCAACGCCTATCTCGGTGCGCTGACCGGGAGCAGCCTGTCGCTGTCGGTAGCGGATTATCAGGCGCTGGCGTCCGCCAACGTCGATCTGTTCAGCTATCTGCCGCTATTGAAGTCGAGTGCGAATCTGGACGCCGCGACGTTCGACGACGTGTTGAAAAGCCAGGTGTCGACGCCGCAGGCGCTGAGCGCGCTGGCCGCTGCGCTCGACGCGAAGGGCAGTACGCAGGCGGCGAATGCGGTGCGATCGCTGTTGAACGTCTCGGGCGGACGGTCGGTGGCGTTGAATGCGCTGATCGATGCGGGGCCGTTCAGGAACGCATCGTCGGGCGGAACGGGCATCGCCAGCGTCGATGGACTGGCGTTCGTCACCGCGCTGCTGCAACTGGCGTCGCCGTCGCGGCAGGTATCGCTGGATCTTGGCGCGGGCGTGCCGGGGCTCGCATCGACTCGAATCAGCCTGGCGATCGGTGAGCGTGAACAGCAATCGCCGTGGATCGCGATCAGCGCCGCGGGCACGCCGATCGTCCGCACGGCGCAGGTGCGGCTGTATGTGCGGACGCGGGTCGAAGCGACGGGACTGGACGGGCTGTCGGGGCTCGCGAAGATCAACCTGCCCATCCTGGTCGAGCTGGCGAGCGCGGAAGGGAAACTGAACGCGATCGACTGCGCGACCCCGACGACGCGTAGCGTGACTCTGGACGCAAGGACCGACATCGGCAGCGCGTCGCTGGGCACGATCGACGAGACCCGGCTGGCGGATTTCTCCACCGCGCTGACGCCGTCCGAAGCGACGCTGGTTCAGGCGCTGCTGTTGCTGGAGGTGAAGGGCAAGTCCAGGATTTCACTGGGCGCAGCCGAACCGTGGAAGGCGCTTCGCTTCTCGCAGGACGAGATCGATCGCGGCGTGCGCAAGACCGTGCAGAGCAGCACGCCGGTAGCCGGGGTTGCGACATCGCTGCTGACGCAGGCCGACCTGCGCCTCAGTCCGGTGCCCCTGCCGCTCAGTCCGATCCTGCGATCGGTCGGCGGCGCGCTTAATGCGGCCGCACCGGCGCTGGACAGTCTCTTGATGGTCACGACCGGAACGCTGGGCGTCGGTCTGGGCGAAGCGGACCTTCGCGTCACCGGAATGCGGTGCGGAACCGCGGTGTTGGTCGCATAA
- a CDS encoding GcrA family cell cycle regulator, translating to MSWTEERIATLKQMWEGGQTASQIAEALGGVSRNAVIGKAHRLALQARPSPVVPKEVEAKPAAAAPPPPKPAPAPRPAPEPEPAVVVAAPPSPPPAAPEPAPEPAQRPVMTEAAPITVTTNMDPKPAGNQPILRSVGPGGFLRQAPGEQQAPITPAPPRRLVPAKPSAEIAGKTSLLDLSDKVCKWPLGHPGEPDFHFCGEKVNPGFPYCVAHCGHAYQAQLPRRDRRAPPIPFGGPRAR from the coding sequence ATGTCCTGGACCGAAGAGCGCATCGCGACGCTGAAGCAGATGTGGGAAGGCGGCCAGACCGCGAGTCAGATCGCAGAGGCGCTGGGCGGGGTCAGCCGCAACGCCGTCATCGGCAAGGCGCATCGCCTGGCGCTGCAGGCGCGCCCGTCGCCGGTGGTGCCGAAAGAGGTCGAGGCCAAGCCCGCCGCCGCTGCGCCGCCGCCGCCCAAGCCTGCACCGGCCCCCAGGCCCGCACCGGAGCCCGAGCCCGCAGTCGTGGTGGCCGCGCCGCCGTCGCCGCCGCCCGCCGCGCCCGAACCTGCGCCCGAACCTGCGCAACGTCCGGTGATGACCGAAGCCGCGCCGATTACGGTGACGACCAACATGGACCCGAAGCCCGCCGGGAATCAGCCGATCCTGCGTTCGGTCGGTCCGGGCGGTTTCCTTCGCCAGGCGCCGGGCGAACAGCAGGCGCCGATCACCCCCGCCCCGCCGCGGCGGCTGGTTCCGGCCAAGCCGTCGGCCGAGATTGCGGGCAAGACGTCGTTGCTCGACCTGAGCGACAAGGTCTGCAAATGGCCGCTGGGCCATCCCGGCGAACCCGATTTCCATTTCTGCGGTGAGAAGGTGAACCCCGGCTTTCCGTATTGCGTCGCGCATTGCGGCCATGCGTATCAGGCGCAGTTGCCGCGTCGCGACCGCCGCGCGCCGCCAATCCCGTTCGGCGGCCCCCGCGCACGGTGA
- a CDS encoding TadE/TadG family type IV pilus assembly protein produces the protein MRRFRSFHQDERGATIVEFALVLPLLAMLLLGILGYGQYFLLAHSAQQLANDAARATVAGLSPGERLTIANAAVARSLSTLPELKPQTVSLAVTEASELVTVRVRIDASGNPMFRVPLVPMPDPLIERRAVVRQGGFG, from the coding sequence GTGCGACGGTTCCGATCATTCCATCAAGACGAGCGCGGCGCGACGATCGTCGAATTCGCGCTTGTCCTGCCGCTGCTGGCGATGCTGCTGCTCGGCATCCTAGGCTATGGCCAGTATTTCCTGCTGGCGCATTCGGCGCAGCAGCTGGCCAACGACGCCGCGCGCGCGACCGTCGCGGGACTCAGCCCCGGCGAGCGCCTGACGATAGCGAACGCCGCGGTTGCGCGATCGCTCTCGACCTTGCCCGAGTTGAAACCGCAGACGGTCAGCCTGGCGGTGACCGAAGCGTCCGAACTGGTGACCGTGCGGGTGCGGATCGACGCCAGCGGCAATCCCATGTTCCGCGTGCCGCTGGTGCCGATGCCGGATCCGTTGATCGAGCGCCGGGCGGTGGTGCGGCAGGGAGGGTTCGGGTGA